From Solanum lycopersicum chromosome 4, SLM_r2.1:
CCGCATTAGTTTTTAAAAACTCACTTCAACCCACCTTGTATCCCCCCCCCCAGCCTCATGTAGCCATAAATCTATCCCACCATGCCCCATTGTCATCCCTAGATGCGGACTAGAGAGAACTTGACACAACTTTAACTTAGAGacaccttttctttttctcgtCTCACAgcttgttttattttctttgtaccTCACTATTTGATTGTTGCATTTTCCTTACCATCCTATTTAATAACATCGCTTTTGAATTGAGAATCAATAATAACAATCTCTCTACACcttaataattcttttattaaacaaaattttaaaagtgaaCCCCCGAACActtcctttaaaataaatattaaaaagttaaCTACAATCACACATGATAAACGTTTCAGATTATTTATTACTCCAACACAAATCATAAAGTGATTCCTTATACCCCTCTATAATGTAACACTCATAAAACATTTGACCAAAGAGTAAAGTCGTAAATTATTTATCTAATTAACAATAACATATCTAGTAAGTATATTCTTCCAAATGAAATCCGAAGAGAATTTGATATACACAAACCGTATGTTTACCTTTGTTAACATTTGTGTAATAGTGTTTCTCAAATCATTTAGCGAATCAAAACCTGCTATGCTCACAAAATACACTTAACAGAAACTTCTCTTTGACCACAAAAATGTTTTTCTATAGGAGAGAACAAAGCATAAGGTCCTATTAACTGCTTGGACTAAAATTTGTTATTAAAGTGAATACTGGAGTAGACAAAATGTTTCTCTTCCTTTCTATTTTGTGTGGGAGTTGCTAAAGGGAATTTCGATTACAAGGGGGAGGGGGGAGTGAGATTGTTTACGGGAGTGTTTTTCTTATATCCAGCCGTGGTGTCTGAGCTAGCATGGACACTTCACAAGGACCAACTAGTGCGGAACATCAATGCAGGAAACTGAGTGGCTCCATCGATCACATAGAGTAGACCTGGTTGCAACTTGCACTTCTTCCCTACTTCGAAATTGAGAAAGCTTTCAACTTGAAAACGGTCATAATTTCTTGGACCTCCTAGCAAACCACCAAGGCTCAAACCCCATCCAAAATCATCCTTAGAGGTATCAGACATGGTAACTGCCCACTGCAAATGTTTGGGATTTGATGTTTTCATCTCTACCCAGCCACCAATTTTTGTACTTTGATAAACTTCTGACTCTAGGGTCATGGCAAGATACCCATCTAAGACGCTTTCTTCCACAATGATCACATGAGGATACCCTGACTGTTGTAAAAAACTAAAAGGCAACGACATAGCTGCGAGTCTAGGCTGTTGCCTTGTCTGATTGGCCATTTTGTGTATGCCCAAGACTGATAGTTTTGTATTGCTTGGAAGTTGGCAAACAACTTGACCAAAGGTGccaaaacaatacaaaagcctACCAGGCTGTGGCGGCAATGCAGAGAAAAACTGAGCCAAGCAGGCAgcaatatttgattttttaaccaTCACAGAGATTCCACTACCATTTAGTTGATTCAGCAGGGGCGGCCCAAAAGATGAATAGTCAGTCAGCCCCCTTTCCTGCAAAAAATTCCCCCAAAAGATTGTTATTCTAGGCTACACATTAAGGAAactaaaaatgatgtaatataaCAAGTAGATACAATATGCAACAACCAACTAATGAAATCTTCCTCGTCAGATTACTTACCTTGCTTTTACAGAAGCTACATAGAAAGATAACTGATACTGACAATACCGAAAAGAATCGAACATGGAATTGATAACTATGATCACAAATCAGAAAGCACATTCAGTATTCAGAAGCATTTACCTCACGTGAACTTGTAGGTACTGCAACATCTCTGCATCGACCACCGACTGGAATGGCAACTGCAGAACACCAATCACTGATATGTGCTGCATAAAGAACTTTTGCTAAGGAAAGTGGACTACCCAGGATACTCTTTTGGCCTCTTTCGCTGCCAACAAACTCCGCTACAAGTGTATATTTTTCACGGATAGTTGTTTCAAAAGTCAGCCTAGAATCAATACCAGTCctaattgctctttcaattgcACGGCACTTGGTTCCATCGATGGTACCGATCATCAACAGTGCACCCACAGCATCAAATTCTCCTCTTACGTGAGTGCTAGTTTCTTGTACTGGACTTCCTTTAGAAGATTTAAAGAATGCAAGCACTCGCTCCAACTTCTCTTGTCTGTCTCTTAGCTTCATAATATCTGAAAAAGCTTCTCGTTGCAATCTCTCCAAGATCTCATTCTGTAAATGATATTATTGGAGAAGTTGTAAAGCACCATCTTACAGTCTGTTATAAGCGATATTTTCTCTTACATATGTAAAGCTTGTGGTAACTAGCAAAGTAAGAATTTGACTGCTCAAGCTCTGAGAACTTCCTAACGACACTGTTCCGCAGTTCAACGTTGCATGACAGGTAACAGATATACCCACTTTAGATCAATAATATCACACAAGCAACAGGTAACTCTATCCATCAAAAGCTATAACAGATAACAAGAAATCAGTAATGTTTTTGTAAACAACTCACACAAGCAACAAGCATCGGGTAACTCTATCCATCAAAGCTAGAACAGATAACAACAAATCAGTAATGTTTTTGTAAACAACTCACACAAGCAACAAGCATCAGGTAACTCTATCCATCAAAGCTAGAACAGATAACAAGAAATCACTAGTGTCTTCATCGACATTGTGGACCAAAATTTTACTTGTAACAATCTATGCGCAAATGGATCACTATACAATGACCggaaaaagaaaatacacaGTTAATTTACCGGATTGCCGCGATTGGAAACTTTGCGGTTGCGGAACACGACGGAAGCGCAATCCTGCGTAGATTTTGCGAAGGATTTTAACTTGTCTACAACTGAAACAGCTTCTGCTTCCATTTTTGAATCagaaggaaaattaaaaaagcTTCAATGAATTGTGTCAATGGCGTTTCAACAATGGAATTTCACTTTTTCTCTACTCTCCCGCCATAACTGTATAGTACAAGTTTGTTATAGAGATGGAactgaaaattgaaatttaatttagatatattgttataatttaaaatcaattaatcaattgtcttaacttattatttatattgaaaaataaattatatttataattttagtgatttctacacacacatatatatactagCTTACGGTTCGAACGTGTGTCTCAtgcaatattttataaattggtTAGGATGATTATAATTCAACGAAAACGTGTGTGTAATGAGTACTAAAATGgaacaatttcaaataaatattatgacaatatttttttttatagaaaactaaattaaagaaGACTAATAgaaagtaaatataaaaaagctaaacatgaaagaaaaaatcaGCATACACAATCGCTCTTTAAGactttaatcataataatatatacatggaaaaagactaaaaaatcaatacataatttaCCGAGTTTTTGTCCCCTTCTCTCATAtccaatcaaaatttaaaagtctTCTCTATCAAGTCAAACAAAAGTATAAATCAAATAGAAAAGCATAAAGGTTATGACTtatgaatattaataatgataattcaataggtaattaaatataatctATGTCAATTAGTTTAAACTTAAACCatataaatattgttaaaaCTTGTAGTGAGATACAcaccaaaatttgaaaaaagaaaatataaattcaattagcaaaatatgaaatgaataCAAAAATCTATGTATGGATCAAACTTTACTATATGAAGGGAactatataataatcatattggCTTTGTTCGATTGTCTCTAGATCTGTATCATCTCTTATTGATTGtgtttcatataaattattattagcGGAGGAGATactaaagataaaaaataaacaccTGCTTCAAGATCATAAATATATAGGATTATATTATAACAAATTCACATAGTATTAGAGAATTCAAAtagaatcataatttataagGAGAAAGtgagataattttttattcaaatagtATTGGAGAAACTCAAATTGAGTCATATAATATATAAGGAGAAACTGAGACAATTTTTATTCAAACTCAAATTATCTTAAATCTATTGTATATCTAACATATCGAAATCCTCACTATATTGATAAGAACAGTGGAATACGATTACAACCTTAAGATTCTGCGGTAATGCCGTATACTACGACCGGAAAAAAGAATTGACCTCTAGAAAACTCATTTTTAAGGTCTCTTTATGACCTTAAGGACTCTTTTAAAGTGGGTTAAAACCTCATTTCTTATAATAGAAATAGGATTGTAAATCTAAAAGGATTGGCGCATAAATACTATTGCAATAATCAAACTACCAAATTATAatggaaaaattgaaataacaaataattaaagataGAAGAAGAACGGAGATGAGAAACTTTAGACTCTAGAAGAAGAGGAGACGAAAAACATTTTCTTCAATATGTATAATCCCTAAATCAGTGACCGTTGCACCTTTTGATGGAACCATTCTCACGTCCACTACTCAATCCTTATCCCAAATTAACCTGACCCTATTGCTTGTTCTAGGCCCAATAGCCCTTGTCAGTCCTATAACCACTGGTGTGACCTTGGTATCCACATTAGGTTGAACTTGGTTCATAACGGTATATGTCCTAAAACTTTGGTTTAAAGGAGTTGTCATTGGCTTTAAGCATGAAAGATCCGTAATTGAAATCCTTAACCTGAGTAAagctaacaaaaaaaaaaaaaagatcaagatTATTATAACATAACCACTCCAAGATACttcataatcatcaagaatttacaaatttgaaataatcaaTATTCTAACCTAAAGAAATGAATAAGTCtataaaatattgaagaaaCTAAACTAAAATTACTTGCGCTCTCTTTGAAACTTTAAACCTCATATCACAAATGCACAATTGATGTGGTAATCTTGATGCCCCCAAAGCTGAGAAAGAAAATAtgacaaacataaatataattagatgtgatatacatataaatcaagaaatctaaaattaaaataatacgaATAGATCAAATAAAAGTATGGATTTTGCGATTACCAATTGTCTAACTAACCTTTCATCCTAGACTTGTTTTGTATTATTCAATACTAGTGTACTTAGCCGCGCTTCGCGCGGTtatgaaaaagattaaaataaaattacacataaatataaataattactttaataaaaaaatttttttgttaatcacataattttatagaagagaaactatgaaaaatatttagattgaatatgaaatttattaagaaatcaatatatgtgaactttgaaaagttaattattaaaaataaattttatagagaaaaaggGAAGGTAATAACTAATAAGAATTGGGTAATATTAGAACTACTTACATGTAAACTtgtgatcatttttttcttttttatttgagattttcttagtataatttatatatatttatgtaaccTTTAAATCTAATCATTCTTTTATgcttatttgtaattttataaattatatacttAGTATAATTTTTCGGCAATGTATAACTCGGATTGCTATTAATAGTTAGTATTCATGACTATATAATTAGCCAACactattataaatcattatccacaattactattacttgtCCTCGTCATGACCCAATCAtcacatgttttaattatttttattgtataatattagattaatttaatatttgtattaataacttttaataattaaattttaaataaagaaaagtttaaaaatcttaattagttaaatttcatacttattattattattattattattattattattatcatcatcatcattatactTAGGTTTAGATATCCAATTATTTTTGGGACAACTTATATTgggaaaaaatgtaaaatttaaaaataacataaaagagaacaaaagagagaattaaCTATGAAAAAAAGATTCAAGAAAATGACACCTACAcaattcctatttttttttaaaattttgtttcgcttacacaaaatattaaaaaatatatttcacattttaaataaatattacatttaacataataaattcCTAAGAATAAAAGTCACAGTAACTAAGAGGATTAATAATATGACTTTGAACTTTTGTAACATAATAAGAGTAATATTTGTACATTATTACACTAATAAAAAACATTAActatagaaaatgaaaataaacaaattagagttattgagataaatattttattataagtaaATAGAAAGGTAGGAAACcaactaaatttttaaaattataaattaatcgtaattttgaaataactttagAACTCccgaaaaataacaaatatgaaaacataaagacttattaataaacaacttgaaatattctaagaaaaacaacaaaaatgaaaaatttaagaattgtaattttacatattaataaataatttatttttgataaaaccatctgtattttaaaaataataaattaactttacatttttacgttctatcatttttgttaataaaaattgtttcaccGGATTATGAAAGTATATGCACATATTTCTTTAAGTAGCATATCGATTTCTActtctatgttttaaaatattataagtcacaaacacaataaactaatattatcaataaaaaggTGAGAGATGAATTTatctaaacaaataattatttttgaagaatgttatcattatatatagttaaattatCTAAGAATCATAAAGAGGTCTAAGGAGAATAAATTagatctttttttattaaaaaaattcaagaaatatatCTTCATGAACataaataaatgatattaaatgtatgattcaacaaagaaagagttgtaattatattagacatatcaaattatttttccttgtaaACTCAAATTATGCAAGAATGTCTAACCATTTTCACTATAGATATATCTTCTATAATCGGCAAATCtgattaaataagttaaaatattatctaccaaaagaataaaaagataaagaataaggagaaaattacatgtaaacacatataatcatttttgacaaaatataaataattcaaaagaaaatagtataatagAAACATCACTTCTTAAGgacctaaaaaaaataaagaataatcacTATAGCTCAAAATCCATTAATCTCCATCTCTGAATGTTCTCATTTTATCCTATATACGagagtcaagaaaaataataacaaataaattattagtcctaaaatgaatctcaaagttaacaaaataaaatattatatctcataaagaataaggaaaaattacatttaatcgTAAATTCTCCTACATAATCATTTTGgacaaataatcaatatatttaactCAAAATCCACTAATCTTCATCGCTTGATGTTATCATTTCATCCTATATACaagagtcaagaaaaataataacaaatacattattagtcataaaataaatctcaaagataacaaaacaaaataatttatctagaagaaataaaaatatgatgacaTATTAGCTTTACTTGctaattaaaagtaatatatgaaataatatttgaaaaaataatgcaCCTCAAAGCTTACAAatattgtaacatttcttcCACTAATTCTCTACCAAAGATGACtacaaaataacaaacaattttAGTGTGATTTTATAGTGTTAATGTAACATTTcacattaaataattagaagttatgaatataaaatgtttaagaggttatgaatatgaaaggtttgagggttatgaatattattaatactaatttaagaatagaatttatataattaaaaagatataagcttattaaaaaattaattgaaaaaaataagaaaaaatgtcaaataaaaaaaatgaatggaggtcatagagaggtgccacatcacctcctctatgatcctcatttatatatatatatatatatatattcaaatgtataattttattagacaataaatgtattactaattatatattgattttgtttgtaaaataaataaataaaaataagaggtgaaaatacaaaaaatgaacagagaaaatataatatttggtgattacataaaaattataaatgcattTCGAAGCAAAAAAGAAcgacaaaaaatgacatcacgaaaataatattttattttaattactttttctaattaaaataaaaatgaaactaatcatcataaatttttttgttgttgttaaaatgaaataattattttaattttttttcataacaaaaagaaagtagaatactaaaggatcaaatgattaacattgacaatataatacatttagttaaattatttatataaatcaaaatttaaaaaactctaACAAAAGTAACTAAGTTGCTAATACAattcaaagtgaaaaaataatctctaattatgcttcattttttttccttctaccaTTTTCCTTTGCAAAGAGATCCGCCATCATGTTTTAATCCATATGTCAAACTCTTATTATATgcaatcaaaaataattatgtcaaaagaaagaaggaaataaaactatatctaatgtatttgtatattatcttttcaatagtactaaaaatattaaataataattatttctagaaatctaacaaatattatatcaaactatattatatcTGGAAAAAACTAACTATTAGAAAGAGCAATTGCATACAAACAACACATTGTTAAGAATTAcagagatttttttaattatatttacttgataagttataatacaaacataaaaatatatattaagaaaacatGTCTTAgtacataaaattaaagaaagactttagaatgaaatatatcctaccttcatatacttttttttgttacatgttagttaatttacaaaaaagtatgatgaagaagagaaattataactttatatgtggatcttcattaaaataaatatgaatttatgtagacaaaataaaggaaataaaaaaataaggactagagaatgatatatttgttaacatcatgtattttttttttgttacatgttagtTTCATTCACAAACCAAATACTAATTTACATAGACAAacatagagaaaataaaaaataaaaatttgcaatgaaatatttcttaccttcatatacttctttttttgttacaaaCCAAACCTATATGATGAAAAGAGAAAGGATACTTGTGAATGTGAATCTTCataaactaatatgaatttataggcAAA
This genomic window contains:
- the LOC101254683 gene encoding uncharacterized protein, producing the protein MEAEAVSVVDKLKSFAKSTQDCASVVFRNRKVSNRGNPNEILERLQREAFSDIMKLRDRQEKLERVLAFFKSSKGSPVQETSTHVRGEFDAVGALLMIGTIDGTKCRAIERAIRTGIDSRLTFETTIREKYTLVAEFVGSERGQKSILGSPLSLAKVLYAAHISDWCSAVAIPVGGRCRDVAVPTSSREERGLTDYSSFGPPLLNQLNGSGISVMVKKSNIAACLAQFFSALPPQPGRLLYCFGTFGQVVCQLPSNTKLSVLGIHKMANQTRQQPRLAAMSLPFSFLQQSGYPHVIIVEESVLDGYLAMTLESEVYQSTKIGGWVEMKTSNPKHLQWAVTMSDTSKDDFGWGLSLGGLLGGPRNYDRFQVESFLNFEVGKKCKLQPGLLYVIDGATQFPALMFRTSWSL